In Lotus japonicus ecotype B-129 chromosome 5, LjGifu_v1.2, one genomic interval encodes:
- the LOC130719244 gene encoding uncharacterized protein LOC130719244, producing the protein MSRTWVTWNVRGLGRSLKRKVVKQAVSKLRPEVLLIQESKLNSDREREIQEWSGSMDMEFEAVFAIGVAGGLLTLWKRNSFVVTGVVKRQRFIILQVHSSQIDCPLWIVNVYGPNIDEERRDFFMDLGSELCNFAGALIVGGDFNATLTDDERRGQNNSNRAADLSFKFFVDSLDLIDLNMANGTFTWNSSRSDGPRSKLDRWLINDEAFLRFDGASQSAEDWGISDHRAITLRLGSTDFGPKPFCFYNSWLMEESFKEMVEEWWCSTVVEGWSGFVLMKKLKGLRDKIREWKKARGVWGSVKIHELEDRLNAVMGRMENEGNSTDLRKHRLEILNQLWREYRLEESRWLQNARIRWLKLGDRNSSFFHKVYKIRAARSEWKI; encoded by the coding sequence ATGTCAAGGACTTGGGTGACCTGGAATGTGAGAGGACTAGGAAGGTCCTTGAAGAGAAAGGTGGTGAAGCAAGCCGTCAGCAAACTCAGACCAGAAGTTTTATTAATTCAGGAATCTAAATTGAACTCAGACAGAGAAAGGGAAATCCAAGAATGGTCCGGATCAATGGACATGGAATTTGAAGCTGTCTTTGCAATTGGAGTAGCTGGAGGATTATTAACTCTGTGGAAAAGGAACTCTTTTGTGGTCACTGGTGTGGTAAAGAGACAACGGTTCATCATTCTTCAGGTACATTCTTCTCAAATAGACTGCCCCCTCTGGATTGTTAATGTGTATGGACCCAATATTGATGAGGAAAGAAGAGATTTTTTTATGGATTTGGGTTCAGAACTGTGCAATTTTGCTGGAGCCTTAATTGTTGGTGGTGACTTTAATGCCACCTTAACTGATGATGAGCGTAGGGGTCAGAATAACAGTAACAGGGCAGCTGATTTATCCTTTAAATTCTTTGTGGATTCCTTAGACCTCATTGATCTCAATATGGCAAATGGAACTTTCACTTGGAATAGTTCCAGAAGTGATGGACCACGTAGCAAGTTAGATAGATGGCTCATTAATGACGAAGCTTTTCTGCGTTTTGATGGAGCTTCCCAATCAGCAGAGGACTGGGGCATATCTGATCATCGAGCAATTACTTTGAGGTTAGGTTCCActgattttggaccaaaacctTTTTGCTTTTATAATAGCTGGCTTATGGAAGAAAGTTTTAAAGAAATGGTAGAAGAGTGGTGGTGTTCAACGGTTGTAGAGGGCTGGTCAGGATTTGTTTTGATGAAAAAACTTAAGGGACTTCGTGACAAAATCCGTGAGTGGAAGAAGGCGAGAGGTGTGTGGGGGTCGGTGAAAATCCATGAATTGGAGGATAGATTAAATGCTGTTATGGGTCGCATGGAGAATGAGGGCAACAGTACTGACCTACGGAAACACCGGCTGGAAATTTTGAATCAGTTATGGCGCGAGTATAGACTTGAAGAAAGCCGATGGCTCCAAAATGCTAGAATAAGGTGGCTTAAATTGGGAGACCGCAACTCTAGCTTTTTCCATAAGGTCTACAAAATCAGGGCAGCTCGAAGCGAGTGGAAAATCTGA